From Thalassotalea euphylliae, the proteins below share one genomic window:
- a CDS encoding YfcL family protein, whose amino-acid sequence MQFTNLTDLYFHFDLLAEAEADADTLFASSYIRGFIALIAAQTGDESQPLTAQMANEVTAQLARAKAELSPQDQVIVSNYWQSLIPSFNT is encoded by the coding sequence GTGCAGTTTACAAACCTTACCGATCTATATTTTCATTTTGACCTGTTAGCAGAAGCTGAAGCCGATGCTGATACCTTGTTTGCGTCCAGTTATATTCGTGGATTTATTGCGCTTATCGCGGCACAAACGGGTGATGAGTCTCAACCGCTTACGGCGCAGATGGCAAATGAAGTCACTGCACAGTTGGCTCGGGCAAAAGCGGAGCTGTCGCCGCAAGATCAGGTGATCGTGAGTAACTACTGGCAGTCACTTATACCGAGCTTTAATACCTAG
- a CDS encoding ATP-NAD kinase family protein, with protein sequence MSDVNEQLASNISKSVFKLGFIVNPIAGIGGSVALKGSDGEGVADKAAALGATAKANQRAATALSVLTPYSEQIEIFTASGEMGEHCASDLGFTVNVSYQAPLPTTAEDTERAVECLIKQGVDVILFAGGDGTARNVCHKIQALELNAQTPVLGIPAGCKIHSGVYAVTPKAAGRVVEMMVTNQLVTLTDADVMDIDEALFREGVVKAKRYGEMQIPMELRYVQAVKAGGKESDELVLQDIAAHVIDELDDCLAIIGSGSTTAAIMDEMGIDNTLLGVDVVKEEVVLANDVTEPELWKLIQETHGAGDTQIKLVITVIGGQGHIFGRGNQQLSPRVIKAIGKDNIIVVATKTKLASLAARPLIADTGDDILDKALSGYLPVVTGYRDQVLYPVASPE encoded by the coding sequence ATGAGCGATGTTAACGAGCAATTAGCTAGTAACATTAGCAAGTCGGTATTTAAGTTAGGTTTTATTGTTAATCCTATCGCCGGTATTGGCGGCAGTGTTGCGTTAAAAGGCAGTGACGGTGAAGGCGTAGCCGATAAGGCAGCAGCTTTAGGGGCAACGGCCAAGGCGAATCAACGAGCGGCGACAGCGTTATCTGTGTTAACGCCTTATAGCGAGCAAATTGAAATTTTTACTGCCAGTGGCGAGATGGGCGAGCACTGTGCCAGCGATCTTGGTTTTACCGTCAACGTTAGTTATCAAGCCCCGCTCCCAACCACCGCCGAGGATACAGAGCGCGCGGTTGAATGCTTAATAAAGCAGGGGGTTGATGTGATCTTGTTCGCCGGTGGTGATGGTACCGCTCGAAATGTTTGTCATAAAATACAAGCGCTTGAGCTTAATGCACAAACACCTGTGTTAGGTATTCCCGCCGGATGCAAAATACACTCTGGTGTTTATGCGGTAACGCCAAAGGCGGCGGGTCGTGTCGTTGAAATGATGGTGACCAATCAGCTTGTCACCTTGACTGATGCCGATGTGATGGATATCGACGAAGCCTTATTTCGCGAGGGTGTTGTTAAAGCAAAACGCTATGGCGAAATGCAAATTCCGATGGAGTTGCGTTATGTTCAGGCGGTTAAAGCGGGTGGGAAAGAATCAGATGAACTGGTACTGCAAGATATTGCTGCCCATGTGATTGATGAACTTGATGACTGCTTGGCGATTATTGGTTCTGGCTCAACAACCGCTGCCATTATGGATGAAATGGGCATAGACAACACTTTACTTGGGGTTGATGTTGTCAAAGAAGAAGTAGTGTTGGCCAACGATGTTACTGAACCGGAGCTGTGGAAACTTATTCAAGAAACACATGGCGCAGGTGACACTCAAATTAAGTTAGTGATTACTGTCATTGGTGGTCAAGGGCATATTTTTGGTCGTGGGAATCAGCAGCTTAGCCCACGAGTGATTAAGGCGATAGGCAAAGACAACATTATTGTCGTTGCGACTAAAACCAAGCTTGCCAGCTTAGCGGCGCGTCCGTTAATTGCTGATACCGGTGATGACATTTTGGATAAAGCGCTGTCTGGTTATTTACCTGTGGTGACTGGCTATCGCGATCAGGTGTTGTATCCTGTCGCAAGCCCTGAATAA
- a CDS encoding elongation factor P hydroxylase — protein MHQIDDIISIFNNTFFESFNTKLVKGDDEPIYLPADDNVAYHRIVFAHGFYASALHEIAHWCIAGPKRRLLEDFGYWYEPDGRDEAQQKAFEKVEIKPQAVEWALCAAAGKTFRVSADNLDGAEPDYQGFKNSVFEQVKTYLSDGFPTRAQQLMTALCAFYQTTMPNHEQDFLKVSP, from the coding sequence ATGCACCAAATTGACGACATCATTTCAATTTTTAACAACACTTTCTTTGAATCTTTCAACACTAAGCTGGTAAAAGGCGATGATGAGCCAATTTACTTGCCAGCAGACGATAACGTGGCTTATCACCGCATTGTTTTTGCGCATGGCTTTTATGCGAGTGCGCTACATGAAATTGCACATTGGTGTATTGCCGGCCCTAAGCGCCGCCTGCTCGAAGATTTTGGCTACTGGTATGAACCTGATGGACGCGATGAAGCACAGCAAAAAGCGTTTGAAAAAGTTGAAATTAAGCCACAAGCGGTAGAGTGGGCCTTGTGCGCTGCTGCGGGCAAAACATTTCGCGTTTCGGCTGATAATTTAGATGGCGCAGAGCCTGATTACCAAGGTTTTAAAAACTCAGTATTTGAGCAAGTGAAAACTTATCTCAGCGATGGTTTTCCAACGCGAGCACAGCAGCTAATGACGGCACTGTGTGCATTTTATCAAACGACGATGCCAAACCATGAGCAAGACTTTCTCAAGGTGTCACCATGA
- a CDS encoding TonB-dependent receptor domain-containing protein produces the protein MYSNKLTKAIRLALVVGATAGVSSPVFAQENNAEEESVERIEVTGSRILREGAVAPTPVTVISGADLVNTGALNIGDALNDLPALASTYTLSNSSRFIGTSGLNLLDLRNLGTNRTLVLVNGKRHVSSVASGTAVDTNAIPSAWVERVEIITGGASAVYGADAVTGVVNFVLKDNVEGLDTSYTRGESQHSDYSTDKFTLSYGTNFDDDRGNVAFAFEYASQDSLNALDNPWTRTSTRELANPNQPADEVDNPAFPDDIFYENAGFWGISDRGVIGAFGTIDNPYTFDDNGNLVLVNTGTITDGLSCAGDNCDFFNLGKYSEVQPQFERSNFNVKSNYDITDDIRIYGEAKYVRVEGESLGQPAFSFGGGGSIPTFLDSSYAFFNDEIKEKIDAGSGFVVLNRLHDDIGRRVEDNTRETTRFVVGTDGVFGDDWSFDVSFNYGKTEIERVNGANLIIANYNNAIAAVDDGNGNIICADEEARANGCVPFDVTRYNTASDELKSYLTTTSVGTSEIEQTVLTANISNGSIYELPAGDVGFATGIEYRKEESESIEDDNAEGTFFNALGEDKGDFDVTEAYFELSVPVLTDVFLAEDVIFETALRFADYSTIGDTTSWKLGVDWTIVDGLRVRATKSEALRAPNIGEIFGAESQTFYNVDDPCKSSELDLSDNNATRRANCAALGVAADFDSDYDDATLPGVVSGNEDVQEETSRSTTVGIVYQPDYVEGLSITVDYWNIELEDAISTIDAQEILDRCVDSESGIDNQFCNLITRNPANNEITRIQNSVLNVAGRDLEGIDFEIGYDFDFMGGEMSTTLLGTHMIKFREFPFQDNTEQFIDNEGTAGTPDWEGTLRLRYTHGDWTVTSATRYMDEVFLYTPQDFERNPNPSDLLTFTTYFKTDMTVGYEFENGVGVSFGIENLFDRELPRGTRGTGGSSATYDNIGRFYHMTFSYKM, from the coding sequence ATGTATTCTAACAAACTAACTAAAGCGATTCGCTTGGCGCTAGTTGTTGGTGCAACGGCAGGAGTGTCATCACCAGTTTTTGCTCAAGAAAATAATGCTGAAGAAGAATCTGTTGAGCGTATTGAAGTTACCGGTTCTCGTATTTTGCGTGAAGGCGCAGTTGCCCCAACACCCGTTACGGTAATTTCAGGCGCCGATCTAGTAAACACTGGTGCGCTAAACATCGGTGACGCGCTAAATGATTTACCAGCGCTTGCGAGTACCTACACACTGTCAAACTCAAGCCGCTTCATTGGTACGTCAGGTTTAAACTTGCTTGATTTACGTAACTTAGGGACTAACCGTACACTTGTGCTAGTTAATGGCAAACGCCATGTATCAAGTGTTGCAAGTGGTACCGCAGTTGATACGAATGCTATTCCAAGTGCTTGGGTTGAGCGTGTTGAAATTATCACAGGCGGCGCATCAGCGGTATATGGTGCTGACGCGGTAACTGGTGTAGTTAACTTTGTACTAAAAGATAATGTAGAAGGCTTAGACACCTCTTATACTCGTGGTGAATCGCAGCACTCAGACTACTCAACAGATAAATTTACACTGTCATACGGTACAAATTTTGACGATGACCGTGGTAATGTAGCATTTGCTTTTGAATACGCTTCTCAAGACTCATTAAATGCGCTAGATAACCCTTGGACAAGAACGTCTACACGTGAGCTTGCTAACCCTAACCAGCCAGCAGATGAAGTGGATAACCCAGCTTTTCCAGATGATATCTTCTATGAAAATGCAGGTTTCTGGGGAATCAGTGATCGCGGTGTTATTGGTGCATTTGGCACTATTGACAACCCCTACACATTCGATGACAACGGCAATTTAGTATTAGTGAATACTGGTACGATTACCGATGGCCTATCCTGTGCTGGCGATAACTGTGACTTCTTTAACCTGGGCAAATACAGCGAAGTTCAACCGCAATTCGAACGTAGCAACTTTAACGTAAAGTCTAATTACGATATTACTGACGATATTCGTATCTACGGTGAAGCAAAATATGTTCGTGTTGAAGGTGAAAGCTTAGGTCAACCAGCATTTAGCTTTGGTGGTGGTGGTTCAATTCCAACCTTCTTAGACTCTTCTTATGCTTTCTTTAACGATGAAATTAAAGAGAAAATTGATGCGGGTTCGGGTTTTGTTGTACTGAACCGCTTGCACGACGATATTGGTCGACGTGTCGAAGATAACACCCGTGAAACTACACGCTTTGTTGTTGGCACAGATGGCGTTTTCGGTGATGACTGGTCATTCGATGTGTCATTTAACTACGGTAAAACTGAAATCGAACGTGTGAATGGTGCTAACTTAATCATTGCCAACTACAACAATGCAATTGCTGCGGTAGATGATGGCAACGGCAACATTATTTGTGCTGATGAAGAAGCGCGTGCAAATGGTTGTGTACCGTTTGATGTAACCCGTTACAACACGGCATCTGACGAGTTAAAAAGTTACTTAACGACCACCTCAGTTGGTACGTCTGAAATTGAACAAACGGTATTAACAGCGAATATCAGCAATGGTTCAATTTATGAATTACCAGCGGGTGATGTTGGTTTTGCTACTGGTATTGAATACCGTAAAGAAGAAAGTGAGTCAATCGAAGATGACAACGCAGAAGGGACATTCTTTAACGCCTTAGGTGAAGATAAGGGTGACTTTGATGTGACTGAAGCTTACTTTGAGTTATCAGTACCGGTATTAACCGATGTGTTCTTAGCAGAAGATGTGATCTTTGAAACGGCTCTTCGCTTTGCTGATTACAGTACTATTGGTGATACAACCAGCTGGAAACTGGGCGTAGATTGGACCATTGTTGATGGTTTGCGTGTTCGTGCGACTAAATCAGAAGCACTTCGTGCCCCTAACATTGGTGAGATCTTTGGTGCTGAAAGCCAAACTTTCTACAACGTAGATGATCCGTGTAAATCGTCTGAGCTTGACCTGTCTGACAACAATGCAACACGCCGTGCTAACTGTGCTGCCTTAGGTGTTGCTGCAGACTTCGATAGTGATTACGATGACGCTACATTACCTGGTGTTGTGTCGGGTAACGAAGATGTGCAAGAAGAAACTTCGCGATCAACAACAGTAGGTATTGTATATCAACCAGATTATGTTGAAGGCCTATCCATCACGGTTGATTACTGGAACATTGAACTAGAAGATGCAATTTCTACGATTGATGCACAAGAAATCTTAGACCGTTGTGTGGATAGTGAAAGCGGTATTGATAACCAATTCTGTAACTTGATCACGCGTAACCCTGCTAACAACGAGATTACACGTATTCAAAACTCAGTGTTGAACGTTGCGGGTCGCGACCTAGAAGGTATTGATTTTGAAATTGGTTACGACTTCGATTTCATGGGGGGTGAGATGTCAACTACGCTACTTGGTACACACATGATCAAGTTCCGTGAGTTCCCATTCCAAGATAATACTGAGCAGTTCATTGACAATGAAGGTACTGCAGGTACGCCAGATTGGGAAGGCACACTTCGCCTGCGCTACACACACGGCGATTGGACAGTAACGTCTGCTACTCGTTACATGGATGAAGTGTTCCTATACACACCACAAGACTTCGAGCGTAACCCTAACCCAAGTGATTTATTAACATTTACCACTTACTTCAAAACAGACATGACCGTTGGTTATGAGTTTGAAAATGGTGTTGGTGTTTCGTTTGGTATTGAGAACTTGTTCGATAGAGAACTACCACGTGGTACACGTGGTACTGGTGGGTCGTCTGCGACTTATGACAACATCGGTCGTTTCTACCACATGACCTTCTCGTACAAAATGTAA
- the nhaA gene encoding Na+/H+ antiporter NhaA: protein MTVKAIQDFLKLEAASGIILMFAAVIAIILANSPLNQYYDMLLSIPVVVAIGSFEIAKPLLLWINDGLMAMFFFLIGLELKREFLEGELSKPGQIALPAVGAIGGMAVPALIYAGLNYQDPQALNGWAIPTATDIAFALGILAIVGSKVPLQLKIFLTSLAIFDDLGAIIVIALFYTDQLSITSLVVSAVVLVILFALNKRGVKDTAPYIFLGIVLWVAVLKSGVHATLAGVTLALFIPMKGREGEPSPLKSLEHNLHAMVAFIILPIFAFANAGVNLSGVGLSDVLSPVPLGIILGLLVGKQIGVFGFCYVAIKTGLVKLPENTNFTLLYGAALLCGVGFTMSLFIGSLAFEQTGANLIYQDRLGIIIGSLISGTLGYFVIKKGVERLPAA, encoded by the coding sequence ATGACAGTAAAAGCGATACAAGACTTTTTAAAACTTGAGGCGGCCAGCGGTATTATTTTAATGTTTGCCGCTGTTATAGCCATTATTCTCGCCAACTCACCACTAAATCAATATTACGACATGCTACTGAGCATCCCAGTAGTGGTTGCGATTGGCAGCTTTGAAATTGCTAAGCCTTTGCTACTTTGGATCAATGACGGCTTAATGGCAATGTTCTTTTTCTTGATTGGCCTTGAGCTAAAGCGTGAATTTCTTGAAGGCGAACTATCAAAGCCCGGTCAAATTGCTTTGCCTGCCGTCGGTGCAATTGGTGGTATGGCAGTACCTGCACTCATTTATGCAGGATTAAACTATCAAGACCCGCAAGCGTTAAATGGCTGGGCTATTCCAACGGCAACCGATATTGCGTTTGCGTTAGGAATATTGGCGATTGTCGGCAGCAAAGTGCCATTACAGTTAAAAATATTTTTAACCTCGTTAGCTATCTTTGATGATCTGGGGGCGATAATCGTTATTGCATTGTTCTACACAGATCAACTGTCAATCACATCACTTGTTGTTTCTGCGGTGGTGCTCGTCATTTTGTTTGCTTTGAATAAACGAGGTGTTAAGGATACCGCGCCCTATATATTCTTAGGCATTGTGCTGTGGGTTGCCGTACTAAAATCTGGCGTACATGCGACCTTAGCGGGTGTAACCTTGGCATTGTTTATTCCAATGAAAGGGCGTGAAGGTGAGCCATCTCCACTGAAATCGCTTGAGCATAACTTACACGCTATGGTGGCTTTTATTATTTTGCCTATTTTCGCTTTTGCTAACGCTGGGGTGAATTTATCTGGAGTGGGTTTAAGCGATGTGCTTTCACCTGTGCCGCTAGGTATTATTCTAGGCTTGTTAGTGGGTAAGCAAATAGGTGTATTTGGCTTTTGCTATGTCGCGATCAAAACCGGCTTAGTCAAACTTCCTGAAAATACTAATTTCACCTTGTTATATGGTGCGGCTTTGCTATGCGGGGTCGGCTTTACGATGAGCTTGTTTATTGGCTCATTAGCGTTTGAGCAAACTGGCGCTAATTTAATTTACCAAGATCGTTTGGGGATTATTATCGGCTCATTGATTTCTGGTACGCTAGGTTATTTTGTCATCAAAAAAGGGGTTGAGCGTCTTCCAGCGGCGTAA
- a CDS encoding Lrp/AsnC family transcriptional regulator, which yields MKKLDAIDLKILTILFNNADITNKELAAQIDIAPSTCLERVKRLKQAGVIKCSYVDINFKTMGGNIEAIAAIKLQPYSEEIVNKLRDDLLLLPEIVSLYHMGGMYDYYIHMSVKDSEHLRKFVFDAITSRDEVQTVETSLVFEHSRSGVLPNFTDEN from the coding sequence TTGAAAAAACTAGATGCTATCGACTTAAAAATATTAACGATTCTGTTCAATAACGCCGACATCACTAATAAAGAGTTAGCGGCGCAAATAGATATTGCGCCATCAACTTGCCTAGAGCGAGTAAAAAGGCTTAAACAAGCAGGGGTAATCAAGTGCTCCTATGTCGATATTAACTTCAAAACCATGGGAGGTAATATTGAAGCGATTGCGGCGATTAAGCTTCAACCGTACTCGGAAGAAATCGTTAACAAACTGCGTGATGACCTACTCTTGCTACCTGAAATTGTCAGCCTGTACCACATGGGAGGGATGTACGATTATTACATTCACATGTCGGTAAAAGATAGTGAGCACTTACGTAAATTCGTATTTGATGCCATCACCTCACGGGATGAAGTGCAAACGGTGGAAACGTCACTCGTATTTGAGCACAGTCGCAGTGGTGTGTTACCAAATTTCACCGATGAAAATTAG
- a CDS encoding IS256 family transposase, giving the protein MNKKELEVFAKQAAKSIKTEADLTNFRKMLTKVTVEAALNAELDEHLGYVRHEQSINDNSRNGYSPKTIRTEDGEIDLDTPRDRDSSFEPQLVKKNQTRFTSMDDKILYLYSKGMTTREIVSTFKEMYDADVSPTLISRVTDAVIAQVVEWQARPLDAVYPIVYLDCLVVKIRQDKQVINKAIYLALGVNIEGHKELLGMWISENEGAKFWLNVLTELQNRGVKDILIACVDGLKGFPDAINTVYPDTQIQLCIVHMVRNSLKFVPWKDYKAITADLKRIYQSVTEDEALMALEQFEQRWDSKYPNISRSWRNNWQNVSTIFNYPEDIRKAIYTTNAIESLNSVIRKAIKKRKLFPHDDSAKKVVYLAIEQASKKWTMPIRNWKSALNRFMIEFEDRLKDVI; this is encoded by the coding sequence ATGAACAAGAAAGAACTTGAAGTCTTTGCCAAGCAAGCGGCTAAATCCATCAAAACGGAAGCAGATTTAACGAACTTTCGTAAAATGCTTACCAAGGTAACGGTTGAAGCTGCGCTTAATGCGGAGCTGGATGAACACCTTGGTTATGTTCGTCATGAGCAATCCATCAACGATAATTCACGCAATGGCTATTCGCCCAAAACTATACGAACAGAAGATGGCGAGATTGATTTAGATACACCTCGTGATAGAGATTCTAGTTTTGAGCCTCAACTGGTTAAAAAGAATCAAACCCGCTTTACGTCAATGGATGACAAGATTTTATATCTGTATTCCAAAGGCATGACGACTCGTGAAATCGTGTCCACATTCAAGGAAATGTACGATGCAGATGTTTCACCAACACTGATTTCTCGTGTGACTGATGCGGTTATCGCTCAAGTCGTCGAGTGGCAAGCCAGGCCGCTTGATGCTGTTTACCCAATCGTCTATCTCGACTGCTTGGTTGTAAAAATACGCCAAGATAAGCAAGTCATCAACAAAGCCATTTACTTAGCCTTAGGCGTGAATATCGAAGGCCATAAAGAACTTCTAGGTATGTGGATATCAGAAAACGAAGGCGCGAAGTTCTGGCTTAACGTATTAACGGAGCTTCAAAACCGTGGCGTCAAAGATATCCTTATCGCCTGTGTCGATGGCCTTAAAGGTTTCCCTGATGCAATTAATACCGTTTATCCTGACACACAAATTCAGCTTTGTATTGTTCATATGGTGCGTAATTCATTGAAGTTTGTGCCGTGGAAAGACTACAAAGCCATCACGGCTGATTTAAAGCGCATATACCAATCGGTAACTGAAGATGAAGCCTTAATGGCCTTAGAGCAGTTTGAGCAACGCTGGGACAGTAAATATCCCAATATCTCTCGCTCATGGCGAAATAACTGGCAAAACGTTAGTACCATCTTCAATTACCCTGAAGATATCAGAAAAGCTATTTACACCACCAACGCTATTGAATCGCTGAACTCAGTTATACGTAAAGCCATTAAGAAACGTAAGCTGTTCCCACATGACGATTCGGCGAAAAAGGTGGTTTACTTAGCTATTGAGCAGGCATCTAAAAAATGGACGATGCCGATAAGAAATTGGAAATCGGCCTTAAATCGATTTATGATCGAATTCGAAGACCGATTAAAAGATGTTATTTAA
- the dnaJ gene encoding molecular chaperone DnaJ: MSKRDYYELLGVSKDASERDIKKAYKRLAMKYHPDRTQGDKEKEETFKQIKEAYEVLNDDQKRAAYDQYGHAAFEQGGMGGGGGFGGGADFGDIFGDVFGDIFGGGGRRGGGGSRARRGSDLRYNLEMTLEEAVKGKSVEIKVPTYASCEPCGGSGAKKGTSAKTCGTCGGHGQVQMRQGLFAVQQTCPTCGGKGSVISDPCNACHGQGRVQKTKTLNAKIPAGVDTGDRIRLSGEGEAGEHGAPAGDLYVQVNVKDHPIFVRDENHLYCEVPISFATAALGGEIEVPTLEGKVKLKVPKETQTGKMFRLRGKGVKSVRSSGPGDLMCKVVVETPVNLTGDQVDLLRQLDSKMEASSKKHSPKETGFFDGVRKFFDDLKS, from the coding sequence ATGTCAAAACGTGATTATTATGAGTTATTAGGCGTATCAAAAGACGCGTCCGAACGTGACATTAAAAAGGCTTATAAACGCCTTGCGATGAAGTACCACCCAGACCGTACGCAAGGTGACAAAGAAAAAGAAGAAACCTTTAAGCAAATTAAAGAAGCTTACGAAGTACTAAACGACGATCAAAAACGCGCAGCCTACGACCAATACGGTCACGCAGCCTTTGAACAAGGTGGCATGGGCGGCGGTGGCGGCTTCGGCGGCGGTGCTGACTTTGGTGATATCTTCGGTGATGTTTTTGGCGATATCTTCGGTGGCGGTGGTCGTCGCGGCGGTGGCGGTTCACGCGCTCGTCGTGGTAGCGATTTACGTTACAACCTAGAAATGACGCTAGAAGAAGCGGTTAAAGGTAAATCTGTCGAAATTAAAGTACCAACTTACGCAAGTTGTGAGCCTTGTGGCGGCAGCGGCGCGAAAAAAGGTACGTCAGCTAAAACTTGTGGTACTTGTGGTGGCCATGGCCAAGTACAAATGCGCCAAGGTTTATTTGCGGTTCAGCAAACCTGTCCAACCTGTGGCGGTAAAGGTAGCGTGATCAGCGACCCGTGTAATGCGTGTCATGGTCAAGGTCGTGTTCAGAAAACTAAAACCCTTAACGCGAAAATCCCAGCAGGTGTTGATACTGGTGATCGCATTCGCTTATCTGGTGAAGGTGAAGCAGGTGAGCATGGCGCACCAGCAGGTGATTTATATGTGCAAGTGAATGTGAAAGATCATCCAATTTTTGTACGCGATGAAAACCACTTGTACTGTGAAGTACCAATTAGCTTTGCCACCGCAGCACTTGGCGGTGAAATTGAAGTACCGACCCTTGAAGGTAAAGTAAAACTTAAAGTACCGAAAGAAACACAAACGGGCAAAATGTTCCGCTTACGTGGTAAAGGGGTTAAATCAGTACGCAGCTCAGGCCCTGGCGATTTGATGTGTAAAGTCGTGGTTGAAACGCCGGTGAACCTAACGGGCGACCAAGTTGATTTACTTCGTCAGTTAGACAGCAAAATGGAAGCGAGCAGCAAGAAACACAGCCCGAAAGAAACCGGTTTCTTTGACGGCGTGCGCAAGTTCTTTGACGACCTCAAGTCGTAA
- the dnaK gene encoding molecular chaperone DnaK, with amino-acid sequence MGKIIGIDLGTTNSCVAVLDGDSVRVIENAEGDRTTPSIIAYTAEGETLVGQPAKRQAVTNPENTLFAIKRLIGRRFEDKEVQRDIDIMPFGIKKADNGDAWVEAKGEKVAPPQVSAEVLKKMKKTAEDYLGETVTEAVITVPAYFNDSQRQATKDAGRIAGLDVKRIINEPTAAALAYGMDKQQGDRVVAVYDLGGGTFDISIIEIDEVEGEHTFEVLATNGDTHLGGEDFDNRLINYLVDEFKKDQGLDLKNDALAMQRVKEAAEKAKCELSSAQQTDVNLPYVTADATGPKHMNIKVTRAKLESLVEDMVKATLEPLKTALADADLSTSDVTDVILVGGQTRMPLVQQVVTDFFGKEPRKDVNPDEAVASGAAVQAGVLAGDVTDVLLLDVTPLSLGIETMGGVMTKVIEKNTTIPTKQSQTFSTAEDNQAAVTVHVLQGERKQASVNKSLGQFNLEGIDPAPRGMPQIEVTFDIDADGILHVSAKDKNTGKEQKITIKASSGLSDDEVEQMVRDAEANADADAKFEELVTARNQADGMIHATKTQVTEAGDDLPSDDKEKIEAAIKELEEVIKGDDKEAIEAKQQALMEASAKLMEIAQAKAQAQGGAAPEGAAPEAEAAAPQDDVVDAEFEEVKDDK; translated from the coding sequence ATGGGCAAAATTATCGGTATTGACCTAGGGACAACTAACTCATGTGTAGCTGTTCTTGATGGTGACAGCGTACGAGTTATTGAGAACGCAGAAGGCGATCGTACAACCCCTTCAATCATTGCATACACTGCAGAAGGTGAAACATTAGTTGGCCAACCAGCTAAGCGTCAAGCGGTTACCAACCCAGAAAACACCTTATTCGCAATCAAGCGTTTAATCGGTCGTCGTTTTGAAGATAAAGAAGTACAACGTGACATCGACATCATGCCATTTGGTATCAAGAAAGCTGACAATGGCGATGCGTGGGTAGAAGCGAAAGGCGAAAAAGTTGCGCCACCACAAGTTTCTGCTGAAGTACTGAAGAAAATGAAGAAAACTGCAGAAGACTACTTAGGTGAAACAGTGACTGAAGCTGTTATCACAGTGCCTGCATACTTCAACGATTCACAGCGCCAAGCAACTAAAGATGCTGGCCGTATCGCAGGTCTTGACGTTAAGCGTATTATCAACGAGCCAACGGCTGCAGCGCTTGCTTACGGTATGGACAAGCAACAAGGTGATCGCGTAGTAGCGGTATACGACCTTGGTGGTGGTACATTCGATATTTCAATCATTGAAATTGACGAAGTAGAAGGCGAGCACACGTTTGAAGTATTAGCGACAAACGGTGACACGCACTTAGGTGGTGAAGATTTCGATAACCGCTTAATCAACTACTTAGTAGACGAATTCAAAAAAGACCAAGGCCTTGACCTTAAAAACGATGCACTTGCGATGCAACGTGTTAAAGAAGCAGCAGAAAAAGCAAAATGTGAGCTTTCTTCAGCACAGCAAACTGACGTAAACCTACCTTACGTTACTGCTGATGCGACTGGTCCTAAGCACATGAACATCAAAGTAACTCGCGCTAAGCTTGAGTCACTTGTTGAAGACATGGTTAAAGCGACATTAGAGCCGTTAAAAACAGCTTTAGCTGATGCTGACCTTTCAACTTCTGACGTAACAGACGTTATTCTTGTTGGTGGTCAAACACGTATGCCACTTGTTCAGCAAGTAGTAACTGATTTCTTCGGTAAAGAGCCACGTAAAGATGTTAACCCTGATGAAGCAGTAGCTTCAGGTGCAGCGGTTCAAGCAGGTGTTCTTGCTGGTGACGTAACAGACGTTCTTCTACTAGACGTTACTCCACTTTCTCTAGGTATTGAGACCATGGGCGGCGTGATGACGAAAGTTATCGAGAAAAACACCACGATTCCTACTAAGCAATCGCAAACGTTCTCAACAGCGGAAGACAACCAAGCGGCAGTAACTGTTCACGTACTTCAAGGTGAGCGCAAGCAAGCTTCTGTGAACAAATCACTTGGTCAATTCAACCTAGAAGGTATTGACCCAGCGCCACGTGGTATGCCACAAATCGAAGTAACCTTCGATATTGATGCTGACGGTATCTTGCACGTGTCTGCGAAAGACAAGAACACAGGTAAAGAGCAGAAGATTACGATCAAAGCGTCTTCTGGTTTATCGGATGATGAAGTAGAGCAAATGGTACGTGACGCAGAAGCGAATGCTGATGCCGATGCTAAGTTCGAAGAGCTAGTCACTGCACGTAACCAAGCTGACGGTATGATCCACGCAACCAAAACTCAAGTAACTGAAGCGGGTGATGACTTACCAAGCGACGACAAAGAGAAAATCGAAGCAGCAATCAAAGAACTTGAAGAAGTCATCAAAGGCGACGACAAAGAAGCGATTGAAGCTAAACAACAAGCATTAATGGAAGCATCAGCTAAGTTAATGGAAATTGCGCAAGCTAAAGCACAAGCTCAAGGCGGTGCAGCTCCTGAAGGCGCAGCGCCAGAAGCTGAAGCAGCAGCTCCTCAAGACGACGTTGTAGACGCTGAGTTTGAAGAGGTTAAAGACGACAAGTAA